From a region of the Hypanus sabinus isolate sHypSab1 chromosome 2, sHypSab1.hap1, whole genome shotgun sequence genome:
- the LOC132405156 gene encoding G-protein coupled receptor 55-like → MDLGSHSNRSSSCEIKTSEEEKIIHLVVYIPIFIMGLPFNVLALYMFCGKIKRWTESTIYMSNLALADILLLFSIPFKMLNQDSGWPFGKAFCSFVESIYFVNMYASIFIITSISIDRYLAIIHPLKARDLRSPQNTLIICLIIWVFVWLGSIPVYQFHDTSGSNYTSNFSIACFHRFSDKSWNPALIIFVELLGFVIPLTIMTFCSVQIIRKLLQRQNDIPGNYQMCIRIITVNLATFICSFVPVHLGIFLQFLVRQDIIDQSYCSERKAISLFVQSAMCIANINCCLDAICYYFVAKEFREQGSRTRKSLASIFSVIEL, encoded by the coding sequence ATGGATTTGGGCAGCCACAGTAACAGAAGCTCAAGCTGTGAAATTAAAACATCCGAGGAAGAGAAGATAATCCACCTAGTGGTCTACATCCCCATCTTCATCATGGGGTTGCCCTTCAATGTGCTGGCCCTTTACATGTTCTGTGGCAAGATTAAGAGATGGACTGAATCTACCATTTACATGAGCAATCTTGCTCTGGCCGACATACTGCTGTTGTTTTCCATACCCTTCAAGATGCTCAACCAAGATAGTGGCTGGCCCTTTGGAAAAGCCTTCTGCTCGTTTGTGGAGTCCATCTACTTTGTCAATATGTACGCCAGCATTTTCATCATCACCTCCATTAGCATTGACCGCTACCTCGCCATCATCCATCCTTTGAAAGCAAGAGACTTACGATCACCACAGAATACCTTGATAATCTGCCTCATTATTTGGGTCTTTGTTTGGTTGGGAAGCATCCCTGTTTATCAATTTCATGATACTTCAGGCTCCAATTATACCTCGAACTTTAGCATTGCCTGCTTCCATAGATTTTCTGATAAGTCCTGGAATCCAGCATTAATTATTTTTGTGGAGCTGTTGGGCTTTGTGATCCCGCTCACCATCATGACCTTCTGTTCAGTCCAAATCATCAGGAAACTTTTGCAAAGGCAAAATGATATCCCTGGAAACTACCAGATGTGCATTAGAATCATCACTGTCAACCTGGCCACCTTCATCTGTTCATTTGTGCCTGTCCATCTTGGCATCTTCCTTCAGTTTTTAGTGAGGCAGGACATCATCGACCAAAGTTACTGTTCAGAAAGAAAGGCCATTAGTTTATTTGTACAGAGTGCTATGTGCATAGCCAATATTAACTGTTGTCTAGATGCCATTTGCTATTATTTTGTTGCAAAGGAATTCCGAGAGCAAGGTTCACGCACCAGAAAATCTTTGGCTAGCATTTTCTCAGTCATTGAACTTTAA